TAACATGTCGCATTGGTAGAAGGCGGAGATGTCAGAACCGACACGTAGAGCAACCGCTTGGTACTTCGACGGACCCGCCGTGTTCTGGAAAGTGATGTCACGCGCTAAAAATCTCTCGCCGACGACAGCTAGGTCCCATAAAAGAAAACATCAATTAGTTTAACAGTATCATTAGCTTTTGAGAAGAACACATGTTTCTTTTGCTCAACGGATATAAGCTTTTATTTTCTTATAGAAAATAAAATAATGTCATGCAGACTTTTTTTTTTTTTTGAGCAACGTCATGCGGACTTAAAATGTATATCATAAAGTACTATTAGTACAAGACTACCAGTATATATCCAGAGAGAATATATAGAAAACGATGAAAATAACAATTTTTAAATTGGTTGTTAAAAAAAAGCAATATTTAAATTATTTGAATATCTTAATACTTGAGATATTTTGTGAAATTATCTCAAAACTTGATAATTTGAGATACTTTTACAAAAGTTTCTATACTTTTGATATACTCAAGCAATTTAATCCTGAGATATTTTTTAACTTTGGAAATATTCAAACAATTTAAATATTGTTATTTCATCTTTTTTTTAGATATTTGCATTAGTGGTGCTCTTAAGTGTACTGAGTACTGACACTCTGTGAAATGATGTGACAAATGTAAATAAGGGATACGATCGGATTGAAAAGTCTTTTTGTTTTGAGCAACAATCGGATTGAAAAGTCAAGAGCAATGGAACAAGAAAAAAAAAATAGGAAAGAGAAAAAGTAATCAAAGTAAATGCTCTCTTCACGAGTGGATGGAGCCATAAACCCCATCAACATTATATGACCTGGCAAAGCATATGAAATAAAGCCAAGAAAACCGATAGATTGAGACTTGCACATGATGCAGACCTAACCAACTTTTTTGTTTGATGACGGTCATTCAAATTCAAATTTAGTCTTATGCGTTACTAAGCTAGGTCTGAGAATCACCTGTAGTAGTGGATAATAAGGCATCCTGACGCTAAAAAAAACTCTAAGGAGTTTCTCAAAATATATTGGGAACCGATTTTCTCTTCCTTTTACTTAATTTTTCATTTTTGTTTATTATTTTATTTTTCATTAACTCCGGTATCTTAGCTGAGTGTTCTTAACTCATGATTTGACATTTTTTTTTACACTCTTCGGCTAAGAGACAATTTTTATATCTCTTATTTAAGAGACGGTTGTTAGTTTTTCTTAGTTAAAATCTTAAAAAAGCTAAAAACCGTCTTTTAAACGAAGCTAAGAACTCAAGTTAAGAGATTCAGGTTAATCATGGTCTTATAAACTACACTGGTCTACTTAACGCGAGAATAATTTCACCATAATAAATGCCGCACCGTGCAAAATTACTATTATAATCTTAAAAAAAAAAACTAATAGCTAAAATTGCTTACCAACGGTGGCAGAGTGAAAGGTGGTGCTACCGTCGACGACGTTTCTACTTGCGGTGATAATAGTTGTTGTCCGACCATCTCCCATAAACATTATATTCTTTTTCTTCTTGGCCACTTCCACATTCTCTCTATAAACTCCGGCTTTTATATGTATTACATACCTCTTATTACTATTCTCCGAGGCCGCCGCAACCGCAGCCGCCACAGTGGTGAATGTACCGCTACCATCAGCCGCCACGGTAGCATCAGCTTCCACTGTAGACCCTTGAAGAAGCCCCCTATCTCCTGCGGATAACCAAGTCGGCCACCCCTCCGCATCTAATTCTCTGGTTCCGGCAATATCTACGGCCACCGTCGTCTCCTCCTCCTTGAGTTTACGGTTGTTTGAGGTGAGCTTAGCTTTTAGCTCGAAGTTGGCTATATCGGTATCAGTCATGTTCTTGATCATTGCTAGTGCATTGCTGCACATGTACTCTACGTGCATCTACACATAAGTATAAAGCTATATTTAGAAACAATCGCGTTATCGACACATTTATAGAATTAATTGCCTACACTCTAATAACAACAATTCATACAATCGCGTTATCGACACGTTTATAGAATTAATTGCCTACACTCTAATAACAACATTTCACTGTACCAAAATAAATACTGAAAAATATAAAAATGTTAAAGTGATGTGATGGGATATTAATGTTACCCATCTATAAGTTTTTGGCACTATATAGTATATTCATTGAAAAAACTATATCCGTAACCCCACGACTGTAAGAGCATCTTTGGGTTCTTTTTTTTTTTTCCTGATTTAAAAAAAAAACATTAAAAACTAACCAATCGTGGACCGCTACCTGTCAGTGAGGTTCACGCACAGTGCAAGAACCAAGCTCTTAGAATAGAGATTTAGACCATGATTAACGGAGTGGCTTATTAGGGGGTCTTAGTTTAATTAGGATTTAAATTAAAAGAAAAATGGGTTAAATGAGAAGAAGTGAGTCTTAATCAGGGATTAAAAGAACCGGGTCTTGTGGGACACGTGTTGTGTGATGGTTCTATCTCTCCCTCTTTCGACAAAAGAACTCTCTCTCTGTTTCGAGAAAAGAACACGGCGAGTCTCTCCCTCTCACACACGAATCGCGTCTCTCTAGCTTCCCTCGTCGAATCCGCCGGAGAATCACGAAGTCTCAACGATCGGTTTGCCGTCTTTGTCGGAGGAGTCGTCGATTATCTCGATTCAATCGACGACTCGGCGTCGCTCAACCTCTCCTCGTCGAATCCACTGGTCTTTCTCGAAGTCGCAACGATGGGTTCGGCGTCTGTGTTGGAGGATCTCGTTTAGATCGACATCTCCGCGTCTCTCTTGCTCTCCTCCACCTCTCGGAGTCTGATTCTGCATCTCTCCTCGGGGAAGAATCGAGGCGTCTCTCTCGGTGTCTCGACGGCTCTCCCCGACGGCTCTCCTCGACGGTGGCAATTCTCTATCTCTCTCTCCANNNNNNNNNNNNNNNNNNNNNNNNNNNNNNNNNNNNNNNNNNNNNNNNNNNNNNNNNNNNNNNNNNNNNNNNNNNNNNNNNNNNNNNNNNNNNNNNNNNNNNNNNNNNNNNNNNNNNNNNNNNNNNNNNNNNNNNNNNNNNNNNNNNNNNNNNNNNNNNNNNNNNNNNNNNNNNNNNNNNNNNNNNNNNNNNNNNNNNNNNNNNNNNNNNNNNNNNNNNNNNNNNNNNNNNNNNNNNNNNNNNNNNNNNNNNNNNNNNNNNNNNNNNNNNNNNNNNNNNNNNNNNNNNNNNNNNNNNNNNNNNNNNNNNNNNNNNNNNNNNNNNNNNNNNNNNNNNNNNNNNNNNNNNNNNNNNNNNNNNAAATCACTTGGAGAATGTTCTCAACTCAATTACGGAGCTCCTTGAAGAAGAATCAGATCAAACGGAGTTCATATGTGATAGTTATGCTATTTACAAATCAGGTGATCTTCAGTTCTCGCGAATTCAGACCACCCGAGAAGCTCGAAATGGCTAACCTTCTTTCTGATGAACCAACGGTCAATTCAATCATGACAAAGGTTATTATTCATGTTCTAAATGTTCAAGAAAGCATTGGGCTTGATGGTTTTCAAAAAGATTCAAAAAACGAGCTTGTTTGGGTCAAATGGAGAAACCGATAAAATATTGGCTAAGGGAAAAGATGGATTTCGACCAGGCCTCAAAGGGACATGTCTTGGCCCATATCAGGAGTATATTCTTCACCTTTCAAAGTCCTGGTCGTGGCTATATGAAGAGGTAGTCCAAGTTTCAGTCAAAGACTTTATTTAGTCAAGTCTTTGTTTCTATTTCCAATGTCTTGTTTTTAGCACATTTTTCTTTGGATCTCTACAACTTGTAATCCTATAAATAAGGCCTTAGAGCCACGAAATAAAACAGATTGTTTTTCCTTTTTTATGAGTTTCTCTCATTGTTCTTTGTTTAGAACACTTCTTAGTTTCTTGGTGAGGTTATCTCCAAGTTTCGAACCTTCTTTTGTTGGACCGGTGCGTCACATCCGGCAACAATCGAAGTCTGGTAGTATCTTTGGGCTATTCCGCAACCCTTAGTGTCACCCCTCGATCCATCAGTTCTCAATCTCCTCGGATCTAAGTTCATATCAACCTTACCGAAAGAGTGATCCCGTTTTGGGCGTATCAAAATGGTTGATAAATATTTAGTTAGGCTCTGGATGATGTTGATTTCGACTGTGTTCTGAACCGAATTGATTGTGCCTTTGGTTCGATAGATTGTGGTAATTAATGTTGTGGTTAGTGATATATTGAACATTGTTTTAGGTAATAAATAGATGTAAGAAGTTAGATAGAAATGAAAGTTGAAGTTCGAGCTCAAACTTAATGTGTTAGATAAATGTCTTCTCGAAATGGTTGGGTGTTATGCACGCTTTCATCAATGGTGATCAATGCTCTTTTCCTTCTTTCCTCCTTCTGTTCTATAAAAAGTATCATTCTTCATTCTTCTCTTCTTTCTATTTAAAACCAATTTCAAAACTTCTTGGTTTTTTTCTTCTTTCCTCCTTCCCTTCTATATGGATTCCAATTCATATACTCCTTGCTCAAACTTTATTGACCTGCTGAATAGTCAGCAGGACACTGTCTATGAATTGGTTGATGACAGTGTCGAAGTTTCTTCCTCCCAATTCTCTGTCTTTAGCAGTCAAGCAACACAAGATGAGACCCCTGCAGAGCGTAAGGAAAGGAGGTCATGGACGCCTATAGATGACGTAGCTCTCATCAGCGCTTGGTTAAATACAAGCAAAGATCCAGTTGTAGCTAATGAGCAACGCGCTGGTGCATTTTGGAAGAGGATAGCTGCCTACTTCGACGGCAAGTCCCAAGCTGGCAGGTTCTGAACCGCGGGAGTCTGATCATTGTAAAGCAGCGTTGGCGGAAGATTAACGACCAAGTGAACAAGTTTTGTGGGGCGTTTGAAGCTGCAAGTAGAGAGAAGAGTAGCAGCCAAAATGAAACTGATGTTCTGAAACATGCGCATGAGATCTTCTACAACAACCACAAAAAGAGGTTCACTTTTGAGCATGCATGGAAGGAGTTACGAAATGATGAGAAATGGTGTGAACTGTCTAGTGGTAAAACCCAAGGAAATGCTAAAAGGAGGAAGTGTGATGAGAGTGCACAATCATCTAACTCTCACGCCTTTGAAACCAGCACTGGTGAAGATGAGAAAGCAACCATTCGTCCACCGGGTGTTAAGGCATCAAAGGGCCATGGTAAGAAAAAGATGGCATACCCTGATAATCTATTCCACCGACGATTTAGAATGAACAAGCCGTTGTTCATGAAAATTGTTGATCGACTCTCTAATGAAATGAAATTCTTTCAACAAAAACAAGATGGTCTCGGAAGGCTTAGTCTCTCTACACTTCAAAAATGTACAGCAGCTATTCGTGTCTTGGCATATGGTCATGCGGCAGATGCAGTTGACGAATATCTCCGGCTCGGTTCAACTACTACACCGTCGTGTTTGGAAAATTTTGTCGAAGGAATTATCAATTTTTTTCGGCAATGAGTACCTAAGAAGACCAACACCAGCTGATCTTCAACGCCTACTTGATATTGGAGAGCATCATGGATTTCCCGGGATGATAGGAAGCATTGATTGTATGCATTGGGAGTGGAAGAATTGTCTTACCGCTTGGAAAGGTCAATATTCACGTGGTTCGCGAAAACCCGCGATCGTTTTAGAGGCGGTTGCTTCGTATGATCTATGGATATGGCATGCGTTTTTTGGACCTCCAGGTACCTTAAATGATATCAATGTTCTTGATCGCTCACCTGTTTTTGATGACATAATAAAAGGTCACGCTCTGCAAGTCACCTACTCTGTCAACGGGAGAGAGTATCAGTTGGCTTACTATCTCACCGATGGTATTTATCTGAAATGAGCTACTTTTATCCAATCTATTTCAATTCCACAAGCACTACAAGAAAACACATGCTTAACGACGAAAATTAACGAGGAAAAACAATCCTCGTAAATTTGCGTCGAGTTTACGACGAATTTACGTGAAAAACTAAANNNNNNNNNNNNNNNNNNNNNNNNNNNNNNNNNNNNNNNNNNNNNNNNNNNNNNNNNNNNNNNNNNNNNNNNNNNNNNNNNNNNNNNNNNNNNNNNNNNNNNNNNNNNNNNNNNNNNNNNNNNNNNNNNNNNNNNNNNNNNNNNNNNNNNNNNNNNNNNNNNNNNNNNNNNNNNNNNNNNNNNNNNNNNNNNNNNNNNNNNNNNNNNNNNNNNNNNNNNNNNNNNNNNNNNNNNNNNNNNNNNNNNNNNNNNNNNNNNNNNNNNNNNNNNNNNNNNNNNNNNNNNNNNNNNNNNNNNNNNNNNNNNNNNNNNNNNNNNNNNNNNNNNNNNNNNNNNNNNNNNNNNNNNNNNNNNNNNNNNNNNNNNNNNNNNNNNNNNNNNNNNNNNNNNNNNNNNNNNNNNNNNNNNNNNNNNNNNNNNNNNNNNNNNNNNNNNNNNNNNNNNNNNNNNNNNNNNNNNNNNNNNNNNNNNNNNNNNNNNNNNNNNNNNNNNNNNNNNNNNNNNNNNNNNNNNNNNNNNNNNNNNNNNNNNNNNNNNNNNNNNNNNNNNNNNNNNNNNNNNNNNNNNNNNNNNNNNNNNNNNNNNNNNNNNNNNNNNNNNNNNNNNNNNNNNNNNNNNNNNNNNNNNNNNNNNNNNNNNNNNNNNNNNNNNNNNNNNNNNNNNNNNNNNNNNNNNNNNNNNNNNNNNNNNNNNNNNNNNNNNNNNNNNNNNNNNNNNNNNNNNNNNNNNNNNNNNNNNNNNNNNNNNNNNNNNNNNNNNNNNNNNNNNNNNNNNNNNNNNNNNNNNNNNNNNNNNNNNNNNNNNNNNNNNNNNNNNNNNNNNNNNNNNNNNNNNNNNNNNNNNNNNNNNNNNNNNNNNNNNNNNNNNNNNNNNNNNNNNNNNNNNNNNNNNNNNNNNNNNNNNNNNNNNNNNNNNNNNNNNNNNNNNNNNNNNNNNNNNNNNNNNNNNNNNNNNNNNNNNNNNNNNNNNNNNNNNNNNNNNNNNNNNNNNNNNNNNNNNNNNNNNNNNNNNNNNNNNNNNNNNNNNNNNNNNNNNNNNNNNNNNNNNNNNNNNNNNNNNNNNNNNNNNNNNNNNNNNNNNNNNNNNNNNNNNNNNNNNNNNNNNNNNNNNNNNNNNNNNNNNNNNNNNNNNNNNNNNNNNNNNNNNNNNNNNNNNNNNNNNNNNNNNNNNNNNNNNNNNNNNNNNNNNNNNNNNNNNNNNNNNNNNNNNNNNNNNNNNNNNNNNNNNNNNNNNNNNNNNNNNNNNNNNNNNNNNNNNNNNNNNNNNNNNNNNNNNNNNNNNNNNNNNNNNNNNNNNNNNNNNNNNNNNNNNNNNNNNNNNNNNNNNNNNNNNNNNNNNNNNNNNNNNNNNNNNNNNNNNNNNNNNNNNNNNNNNNNNNNNNNNNNNNNNNNNNNNNNNNNNNNNNNNNNNNNNNNNNNNNNNNNNNNNNNNNNNNNNNNNNNNNNNNNNNNNNNNNNNNNNNNNNNNNNNNNNNNNNNNNNNNNNNNNNNNNNNNNNNNNNNNNNNNNNNNNNNNNNNNNNNNNNNNNNNNNNNNNNNNNNNNNNNNNNNNNNNNNNNNNNNNNNNNNNNNNNNNNNNNNNNNNNNNNNNNNNNNNNNNNNNNNNNNNNNNNNNNNNNNNNNNNNNNNNNNNNNNNNNNNNNNNNNNNNNNNNNNNNNNNNNNNNNNNNNNNNNNNNNNNNNNNNNNNNNNNNNNNNNNNNNNNNNNNNNNNNNNNNNNNNNNNNNNNNNNNNNNNNNNNNNNNNNNNNNNNNNNNNNNNNNNNNNNNNNNNNNNNNNNNNNNNNNNNNNNNNNNNNNNNNNNNNNNNNNNNNNNNNNNNNNNNNNNNNNNNNNNNNNNNNNNNNNNNNNNNNNNNNNNNNNNNNNNNNNNNNNNNNNNNNNNNNNNNNNNNNNNNNNNNNNNNNNNNNNNNNNNNNNNNNNNNNNNNNNNNNNNNNNNNNNNNNNNNNNNNNNNNNNNNNNNNNNNNNNNNNNNNNNNNNNNNNNNNNNNNNNNNNNNNNNNNNNNNNNNNNNNNNNNNNNNNNNNNNNNNNNNNNNNNNNNNNNNNNNNNNNNNNNNNNNNNNNNNNNNNNNNNNNNNNNNNNNNNNNNNNNNNNNNNNNNNNNNNNNNNNNNNNNNNNNNNNNNNNNNNNNNNNNNNNNNNNNNNNNNNNNNNNNNNNNNNNNNNNNNNNNNNNNNNNNNNNNNNNNNNNNNNNNNNNNNNNNNNNNNNNNNNNNNNNNNNNNNNNNNNNNNNNNNNNNNNNNNNNNNNNNNNNNNNNNNNNNNNNNNNNNNNNNNNNNNNNNNNNNNNNNNNNNNNNNNNNNNNNNNNNNNNNNNNNNNNNNNNNNNNNNNNNNNNNNNNNNNNNNNNNNNNNNNNNNNNNNNNNNNNNNNNNNNNNNNNNNNNNNNNNNNNNNNNNNNNNNNNNNNNNNNNNNNNNNNNNNNNNNNNNNNNNNNNNNNNNNNNNNNNNNNNNNNNNNNNNNNNNNNNNNNNNNNNNNNNNNNNNNNNNNNNNNNNNNNNNNNNNNNNNNNNNNNNNNNNNNNNNNNNNNNNNNNNNNNNNNNNNNNNNNNNNNNNNNNNNNNNNNNNNNNNNNNNNNNNNNNNNNNNNNNNNNNNNNNNNNNNNNNNNNNNNNNNNNNNNNNNNNNNNNNNNNNNNNNNNNNNNNNNNNNNNNNNNNNNNNNNNNNNNNNNNNNNNNNNNNNNNNNNNNNNNNNNNNNNNNNNNNNNNNNNNNNNNNNNNNNNNNNNNNNNNNNNNNNNNNNNNNNNNNNNNNNNNNNNNNNNNNNNNNNNNNNNNNNNNNNNNNNNNNNNNNNNNNNNNNNNNNNNNNNNNNNNNNNNNNNNNNNNNNNNNNNNNNNNNNNNNNNNNNNNNNNNNNNNNNNNNNNNNNNNNNNNNNNNNNNNNNNNNNNNNNNNNNNNNNNNNNNNNNNNNNNNNNNNNNNNNNNNNNNNNNNNNNNNNNNNNNNNNNNNNNNNNNNNNNNNNNNNNNNNNNNNNNNNNNNNNNNNNNNNNNNNNNNNNNNNNNNNNNNNNNNNNNNNNNNNNNNNNNNNNNNNNNNNNNNNNNNNNNNNNNNNNNNNNNNNNNNNNNNNNNNNNNNNNNNNNNNNNNNNNNNNNNNNNNNNNNNNNNNNNNNNNNNNNNNNNNNNNNNNNNNNNNNNNNNNNNNNNNNNNNNNNNNNNNNNNNNNNNNNNNNNNNNNNNNNNNNNNNNNNNNNNNNNNNNNNNNNNNNNNNNNNNNNNNNNNNNNNNNNNNNNNNNNNNNNNNNNNNNNNNNNNNNNNNNNNNNNNNNNNNNNNNNNNNNNNNNNNNNNNNNNNNNNNNNNNNNNNNNNNNNNNNNNNNNNNNNNNNNNNNNNNNNNNNNNNNNNNNNNNNNNNNNNNNNNNNNNNNNNNNNNNNNNNNNNNNNNNNNNNNNNNNNNNNNNNNNNNNNNNNNNNNNNNNNNNNNNNNNNNNNNNNNNNNNNNNNNNNNNNNNNNNNNNNNNNNNNNNNNNNNNNNNNNNNNNNNNNNNNNNNNNNNNNNNNNNNNNNNNNNNNNNNNNNNNNNNNNNNNNNNNNNNNNNNNNNNNNNNNNNNNNNNNNNNNNNNNNNNNNNNNNNNNNNNNNNNNNNNNNNNNNNNNNNNNNNNNNNNNNNNNNNNNNNNNNNNNNNNNNNNNNNNNNNNNNNNNNNNNNNNNNNNNNNNNNNNNNNNNNNNNNNNNNNNNNNNNNNNNNNNNNNNNNNNNNNNNNNNNNNNNNNNNNNNNNNNNNNNNNNNNNNNNNNNNNNNNNNNNNNNNNNNNNNNNNNNNNNNNNNNNNNNNNNNNNNNNNNNNNNNNNNNNNNNNNNNNNNNNNNNNNNNNNNNNNNNNNNNNNNNNNNNNNNNNNNNNNNNNNNNNNNNNNNNNNNNNNNNNNNNNNNNNNNNNNNNNNNNNNNNNNNNNNNNNNNNNNNNNNNNNNNNNNNNNNNNNNNNNNNNNNNNNNNNNNNNNNNNNNNNNNNNNNNNNNNNNNNNNNNNNNNNNNNNNNNNNNNNNNNNNNNNNNNNNNNNNNNNNNNNNNNNNNNNNNNNNNNNNNNNNNNNNNNNNNNNNNNNNNNNNNNNNNNNNNNNNNNNNNNNNNNNNNNNNNNNNNNNNNNNNNNNNNNNNNNNNNNNNNNNNNNNNNNNNNNNNNNNNNNNNNNNNNNNNNNNNNNNNNNNNNNNNNNNNNNNNNNNNNNNNNNNNNNNNNNNNNNNNNNNNNNNNNNNNNNNNNNNNNNNNNNNNNNNNNNNNNNNNNNNNNNNNNNNNNNNNNNNNNNNNNNNNNNNNNNNNNNNNNNNNNNNNNNNNNNNNNNNNNNNNNNNNNNNNNNNNNNNNNNNNNNNNNNNNNNNNNNNNNNNNNNNNNNNNNNNNNNNNNNNNNNNNNNNNNNNNNNNNNNNNNNNNNNNNNNNNNNNNNNNNNNNNNNNNNNNNNNNNNNNNNNNNNNNNNNNNNNNNNNNNNNNNNNNNNNNNNNNNNNNNNNNNNNNNNNNNNNNNNNNNNNNNNNNNNNNNNNNNNNNNNNNNNNNNNNNNNNNNNNNNNNNNNNNNNNNNNNNNNNNNNNNNNNNNNNNNNNNNNNNNNNNNNNNNNNNNNNNNNNNNNNNNNNNNNNNNNNNNNNNNNNNNNNNNNNNNNNNNNNNNNNNNNNNNNNNNNNNNNNNNNNNNNNNNNNNNNNNNNNNNNNNNNNNNNNNNNNNNNNNNNNNNNNNNNNNNNNNNNNNNNNNNNNNNNNNNNNNNNNNNNNNNNNNNNNNNNNNNNNNNNNNNNNNNNNNNNNNNNNNNNNNNNNNNNNNNNNNNNNNNNNNNNNNNNNNN
The DNA window shown above is from Brassica oleracea var. oleracea cultivar TO1000 chromosome C3, BOL, whole genome shotgun sequence and carries:
- the LOC106328830 gene encoding pectinesterase/pectinesterase inhibitor 3-like is translated as MHVEYMCSNALAMIKNMTDTDIANFELKAKLTSNNRKLKEEETTVAVDIAGTRELDAEGWPTWLSAGDRGLLQGSTVEADATVAADGSGTFTTVAAAVAAASENSNKRYVIHIKAGVYRENVEVAKKKKNIMFMGDGRTTTIITASRNVVDGSTTFHSATVAVVGERFLARDITFQNTAGPSKYQAVALRVGSDISAFYQCDMLAYQDTLYVHFNRQFFVNCLIAGTVDFFFGNAAVVLQDCDIHARRPNSGQRNMVTAQGRTDPNQNTGIVIQNCRIGATSDLMSVKSNFPTYLGRPWKEYSQTVIMKSDISDVIRPEGWFEWSGTFALNTLTYREYANTGAGAGTGDRVKWNGFKVITDAAEVEPYTAGQFIGGGGWLASTGFPFPLGL
- the LOC106330237 gene encoding glutathione S-transferase T3-like, whose protein sequence is MDSNSYTPCSNFIDLLNSQQDTVYELVDDSVEVSSSQFSVFSSQATQDETPAERKERRSWTPIDDVALISAWLNTSKDPVVANEQRAGAFWKRIAAYFDAASREKSSSQNETDVLKHAHEIFYNNHKKRFTFEHAWKELRNDEKWCELSSGKTQGNAKRRKCDESAQSSNSHAFETSTGEDEKATIRPPGVKASKGHGKKKMAYPDNLFHRRFRMNKPLFMKIVDRLSNEMKFFQQKQDGLGRLSLSTLQKCTAAIRVLAYGHAADAVDEYLRLGSTTTPSCLENFVEGIINFFRQ